The proteins below come from a single Aptenodytes patagonicus chromosome 2, bAptPat1.pri.cur, whole genome shotgun sequence genomic window:
- the ZDHHC3 gene encoding palmitoyltransferase ZDHHC3 isoform X2 produces MMITPVHRFRDIERKPEYLQPEKCVPPPSHASLGTMWFIRDGCGIACAVVTWMLVFYADFVVLLVMLVPSRDYVYSVINGTLFNTLAFLALASHFRAMLTDPGAVPKGNATKEFIESLQLKPGQVVYKCPKCCSIKPDRAHHCSVCKRCIRKMDHHCPWVNNCVGENNQKYFVLFTMYIALISLHALIMVGFHFLYCFEEDWTKCSSFSPPTTVILLILLCFEALLFLIFTSVMFGTQVHSICTDETGIEQLKKEERRWAKKTKWMNMKAVFGHPFSIAWLSPFATPDQGKADPYQYVV; encoded by the exons ATGATGATTACTCCAGTCCACCGCTTCAGAGATATTGAAAGGAAACCTGAATACCTCCAGCCAGAAAAGTGTGTTCCACCTCCTAGCCACGCTTCCCTGGGAACAATGTGGTTTATTCGAGATGGCTGTGGTATTGCATGTGCTGTCGTTACCTGGATGCTGGTGTTCTATGCCGACTTTGTAGTTCTTCTTGTCATGCTAGTTCCATCGAGGGATTATGTTTATAGTGTCATCAATGGCACACTGTTCAACACCTTGGCTTTCCTCGCTTTGGCTTCACATTTTCGTGCTATGCTGACAGATCCA ggTGCTGTACCCAAAGGTAATGCCACAAAGGAGTTCATCGAGAGTTTACAGCTAAAGCCAGGACAGGTGGTTTACAAGTGCCCAAAGTGTTGTAGCATCAAACCTGACAGAGCACATCACTGCAG TGTTTGCAAGAGGTGTATTCGGAAAATGGACCATCACTGCCCATGGGTCAATAACTGTGTAGGAGAGAATAACCAGAAGTACTTTGTACTGTTTACA atgtataTAGCACTGATTTCACTGCATGCTCTAATCATGGTGGGATTTCACTTCTTGTATTGTTTTGAAGAAGACTGGACAA AATGCAGTTCCTTCTCTCCGCCAACTACAGTGATTCTTCTCATCCTCTTGTGTTTTGAGGCTCTCCTATTTCTCATCTTCACCTCGGTTATGTTTGGGACCCAAGTACACTCCATCTGCACTGATGAAACG ggaATAGAACAgttgaaaaaggaagagagaagatgggctaaaaaaacaaaatggatGAACATGAAAGCAGTATTTGGCCATCCGTTCTCTATAGCATGGCTTAGCCCATTCGCAACACCAGACCAAGGAAAAGCAGACCCGTACCAGTATGTGGTCTGA
- the ZDHHC3 gene encoding palmitoyltransferase ZDHHC3 isoform X3, translated as MMITPVHRFRDIERKPEYLQPEKCVPPPSHASLGTMWFIRDGCGIACAVVTWMLVFYADFVVLLVMLVPSRDYVYSVINGTLFNTLAFLALASHFRAMLTDPGAVPKGNATKEFIESLQLKPGQVVYKCPKCCSIKPDRAHHCSVCKRCIRKMDHHCPWVNNCVGENNQKYFVLFTMYIALISLHALIMVGFHFLYCFEEDWTKCSSFSPPTTVILLILLCFEALLFLIFTSVMFGTQVHSICTDETGKTSAVLSAGESPRKKYSVIKNNKILLSLSLSMHVN; from the exons ATGATGATTACTCCAGTCCACCGCTTCAGAGATATTGAAAGGAAACCTGAATACCTCCAGCCAGAAAAGTGTGTTCCACCTCCTAGCCACGCTTCCCTGGGAACAATGTGGTTTATTCGAGATGGCTGTGGTATTGCATGTGCTGTCGTTACCTGGATGCTGGTGTTCTATGCCGACTTTGTAGTTCTTCTTGTCATGCTAGTTCCATCGAGGGATTATGTTTATAGTGTCATCAATGGCACACTGTTCAACACCTTGGCTTTCCTCGCTTTGGCTTCACATTTTCGTGCTATGCTGACAGATCCA ggTGCTGTACCCAAAGGTAATGCCACAAAGGAGTTCATCGAGAGTTTACAGCTAAAGCCAGGACAGGTGGTTTACAAGTGCCCAAAGTGTTGTAGCATCAAACCTGACAGAGCACATCACTGCAG TGTTTGCAAGAGGTGTATTCGGAAAATGGACCATCACTGCCCATGGGTCAATAACTGTGTAGGAGAGAATAACCAGAAGTACTTTGTACTGTTTACA atgtataTAGCACTGATTTCACTGCATGCTCTAATCATGGTGGGATTTCACTTCTTGTATTGTTTTGAAGAAGACTGGACAA AATGCAGTTCCTTCTCTCCGCCAACTACAGTGATTCTTCTCATCCTCTTGTGTTTTGAGGCTCTCCTATTTCTCATCTTCACCTCGGTTATGTTTGGGACCCAAGTACACTCCATCTGCACTGATGAAACG GGGAAGACTTCAGCTGTTCTTTCTGCTGGGGAGAGCCCCAGGAAGAAGTACAGTGTCATAAAGAACAACAAGATCCTGCTGAGCTTGAGTTTATCAATGCATGTAAACTAG